In a single window of the Pseudogemmatithrix spongiicola genome:
- a CDS encoding tetratricopeptide repeat protein, which translates to MRTFRLALAPVVILTTGACFATRNDLRIVHGDLQAMRAERIAADSAVQQMVQQVSQDLARVSDALAVLADSSRANGANLNRLRNDAREDLQAIRQQLIMIQELTGQSQRRIQELRAEMEQRAAELAVPAPLPPADSLRQGPRPGADTTRRPPSTAASTPAAAPAPGPAQLYQMGQDQLRRGSISAARAVFAQLLDRYPDSDLAPQALYGVAETWADEGNGRAADSVYALVVERYPRSDQAPNALYKRASAARATGQTQQANALYRQIVAQYPRSDAALLAQEYLRGRP; encoded by the coding sequence ATGCGGACTTTCCGTCTCGCGCTCGCGCCGGTCGTCATCCTGACGACCGGCGCGTGCTTCGCGACCCGTAACGACCTGCGCATCGTCCATGGCGATCTGCAGGCGATGCGGGCCGAGCGGATCGCCGCCGATTCGGCGGTGCAGCAGATGGTCCAGCAGGTGAGCCAGGATCTGGCGCGGGTGAGCGATGCCCTCGCGGTCCTGGCCGACAGTTCGCGTGCCAATGGCGCGAACCTGAATCGGCTGCGCAACGACGCCCGCGAAGACCTGCAGGCGATCCGGCAGCAGCTCATCATGATCCAGGAGCTCACGGGCCAGAGCCAGCGGCGCATCCAGGAGCTGCGCGCCGAGATGGAGCAGCGCGCTGCCGAACTCGCCGTGCCGGCCCCGCTGCCGCCCGCCGATTCGCTGCGGCAGGGCCCGCGTCCGGGGGCCGATACGACGCGTCGTCCGCCGTCCACGGCCGCGTCGACGCCCGCCGCCGCACCGGCGCCGGGACCGGCACAGCTCTACCAGATGGGCCAGGACCAGCTCCGCCGCGGGAGCATCAGCGCCGCCCGGGCCGTCTTCGCGCAGTTGCTCGATCGCTACCCGGACTCCGATCTCGCGCCGCAGGCGCTGTATGGCGTGGCGGAGACCTGGGCGGACGAGGGCAACGGCCGCGCCGCCGACTCCGTGTACGCGCTCGTCGTCGAGCGCTACCCGCGCTCGGACCAGGCGCCGAACGCGCTCTACAAGCGCGCCAGCGCCGCGCGTGCCACGGGCCAGACGCAGCAGGCCAACGCATTGTACCGGCAGATCGTGGCGCAGTACCCGCGCTCCGACGCGGCGCTGCTCGCGCAGGAATACCTGCGCGGTCGACCCTAA
- the pal gene encoding peptidoglycan-associated lipoprotein Pal produces MHKRIPMLATLAVAAVVMSACPSQTPQVNPTPTVNQDSIDAANRARQEAEAAARARSEAEARARAEAEAAARARAEAEARAAREREAALNAARAAFATMIYFDYDKSDLKPEARAALDAKLPLLRANGNVRIRIAGHTDERGSDEYNIALGQRRAAAAKSYLVANGIAADRIDVVSFGEDRPAAMGSNEDAWSKNRRDEFEIIVGGESLRLP; encoded by the coding sequence ATGCACAAGCGCATTCCGATGCTCGCGACGCTGGCTGTGGCCGCGGTCGTGATGTCCGCCTGCCCGTCGCAGACGCCGCAGGTCAACCCGACCCCGACGGTCAATCAGGATTCGATCGACGCCGCGAACCGTGCCCGCCAGGAGGCCGAGGCCGCTGCCCGTGCCCGTTCCGAGGCTGAGGCTCGCGCCCGTGCCGAGGCCGAGGCTGCTGCCCGCGCCCGTGCCGAGGCCGAAGCCCGCGCCGCCCGTGAGCGCGAGGCCGCGCTGAACGCCGCCCGCGCCGCGTTCGCCACGATGATCTACTTCGACTACGACAAGTCCGACCTGAAGCCGGAAGCCCGCGCCGCGCTCGACGCGAAGCTCCCGCTGCTCCGCGCCAACGGCAACGTCCGCATCCGCATCGCCGGCCACACCGACGAGCGCGGGTCGGACGAGTACAACATCGCCCTCGGTCAGCGTCGTGCCGCCGCCGCGAAGAGCTATCTCGTCGCGAACGGCATCGCCGCGGATCGCATCGACGTCGTGTCCTTCGGCGAGGATCGTCCCGCCGCCATGGGCAGCAACGAGGATGCGTGGTCGAAGAACCGTCGCGATGAGTTCGAGATCATCGTCGGCGGGGAGAGCCTCCGCCTCCCGTGA
- a CDS encoding TonB C-terminal domain-containing protein: protein MSAARRPGDGIGAMFVVSVLLHAAVIAPFVVFKAAPDAALPPMYKVDLVGAPAGPRQMGVVRESPPAAEPTAEAPPKATTNEPVKTAPINAPTRRKEPTRATPNISTKSTARVDASKAPTAGGGETGNTGTDVATVRTEGIEFPFPGYLDNIVRQVALNFRPRNPGALKAEVFFFIRRDGSVTGFRFITSSGNFAFDLEAQGAVEAAARRFGPLPADFSDDILPVTFSFDPARLR from the coding sequence GTGAGTGCGGCGCGCAGACCCGGCGACGGGATCGGCGCGATGTTCGTGGTCTCCGTCCTGTTGCACGCGGCGGTGATCGCGCCGTTCGTCGTGTTCAAGGCGGCTCCTGATGCCGCGCTGCCGCCGATGTACAAGGTGGACCTCGTCGGCGCGCCGGCGGGTCCGCGCCAAATGGGTGTCGTGCGCGAATCGCCGCCGGCCGCCGAGCCCACGGCCGAGGCGCCGCCGAAGGCGACGACGAACGAACCCGTGAAAACGGCGCCGATCAACGCGCCCACGCGCCGCAAGGAGCCGACCCGCGCGACGCCGAACATCTCCACCAAGTCCACGGCGCGCGTCGACGCCAGCAAGGCGCCGACCGCCGGGGGCGGCGAGACGGGCAACACCGGCACCGATGTCGCGACCGTCCGCACGGAGGGGATCGAATTCCCGTTTCCGGGGTACCTGGACAACATCGTGCGTCAGGTGGCCCTCAACTTCCGCCCGCGCAACCCCGGGGCACTGAAGGCTGAGGTGTTCTTCTTCATCCGGCGCGATGGTTCGGTGACCGGATTCCGATTCATCACGAGCAGCGGGAACTTCGCGTTCGACCTCGAGGCGCAGGGTGCGGTGGAAGCCGCCGCCCGTCGCTTCGGGCCGCTGCCCGCCGATTTCTCCGACGACATTCTCCCCGTGACGTTCTCCTTCGATCCCGCGCGGCTGCGATGA
- a CDS encoding ExbD/TolR family protein, giving the protein MRRRGRGERTPLQAEINVVSLIDVMMLLMIIFMITAPMMQGGVDVELPRAAARPLNSDRALVVSVTRDGRIFADDVQLSLSEFRGTFRTLAEQSGRSGVYLRADQGVPYGRVVEVLAIMRGAGVGNIGLVAEPEDVPR; this is encoded by the coding sequence ATGCGTCGTCGCGGACGCGGGGAGCGTACGCCGCTGCAGGCGGAGATCAACGTCGTGTCGTTGATCGACGTGATGATGCTGCTGATGATCATCTTCATGATCACCGCGCCGATGATGCAGGGCGGGGTGGACGTGGAGCTGCCGCGCGCCGCGGCGCGCCCCCTGAATTCGGACCGTGCGCTGGTCGTCAGCGTCACGCGCGACGGCCGCATCTTCGCCGATGACGTGCAGCTCTCGCTGAGCGAGTTCCGCGGCACGTTCCGGACCTTGGCCGAGCAGTCGGGACGCAGCGGCGTGTACCTGCGCGCCGACCAGGGCGTGCCCTACGGCCGCGTCGTCGAAGTGCTCGCGATCATGCGCGGCGCCGGTGTCGGCAACATCGGCTTGGTGGCCGAGCCGGAGGACGTACCGCGGTGA
- a CDS encoding MotA/TolQ/ExbB proton channel family protein, whose protein sequence is MLLLQIKSAIPSTRFELVLNASDETKVVLVVLVVLSLLSWSVMLTKWLAFRRAEAAGRAFMEEFHKGGRLEAVASLAKRSKPSAYTRVLQRALQFLQETGLVRGEDGQPAQLSASQVQALRLVLDAETNTERERLGTWIPTLAMIGSVSPLLGLLGTVLGIIEAFLGVARGGSGNLAAIAPGVAEALIATATALAVAIPAYFGYNIFAARLNRFDGELDGFGTEVIALMAREGRL, encoded by the coding sequence ATGCTACTCCTCCAGATCAAGTCCGCGATTCCCTCGACGCGCTTCGAGCTCGTCCTCAATGCCAGCGACGAGACGAAGGTCGTGCTTGTCGTGCTCGTCGTGCTGTCGCTGCTCTCGTGGTCGGTGATGCTCACCAAGTGGCTGGCTTTCCGCCGCGCCGAGGCGGCAGGCCGCGCGTTCATGGAGGAGTTCCACAAGGGCGGGCGCCTCGAGGCGGTGGCGTCGCTTGCCAAGCGCTCCAAGCCCAGCGCCTACACCCGCGTGCTGCAGCGCGCGCTGCAGTTCCTGCAGGAGACGGGGCTCGTGCGCGGCGAGGACGGCCAGCCGGCGCAGCTCAGCGCCTCGCAGGTCCAGGCGCTGCGTCTCGTGCTCGACGCCGAGACGAACACGGAGCGCGAACGCTTGGGCACCTGGATTCCGACGCTGGCCATGATCGGGTCGGTGAGCCCGCTGCTCGGCCTGCTTGGCACGGTGCTGGGCATCATCGAGGCGTTCTTGGGAGTGGCCCGCGGCGGGTCCGGAAACCTCGCGGCCATTGCGCCGGGCGTCGCCGAGGCACTGATCGCGACGGCGACGGCGCTCGCGGTCGCGATTCCCGCGTACTTCGGCTACAACATCTTCGCCGCGCGGCTCAATCGCTTCGACGGCGAGCTCGACGGCTTCGGCACCGAGGTCATCGCGCTGATGGCGCGCGAGGGTCGCCTCTAA
- a CDS encoding NAD-dependent epimerase/dehydratase family protein — MIIKRALVTGGAGFIGSHVSDALLADGWSVTVLDDLSSGKREQVPAAAQFVQADIRSADAHALVRDGKFDLLCHLAAQMDVRRSVSDPSFDADVNVRGSLNLLEAVRASGHPTRVLFASTGGAVYGDFVEPPNLETYEKNPESPYGIAKFAVELYLAYYARVHGLDYIALRFANVFGPRQDPHGEAGVVAIFCQRILAGQPLTVFGDGGQTRDYVYVGDVARAHVLAAKRATIPAGRVDERGINLGTGRETSVIELAQALMRASGRSAPLQHAPARPGEQRRSVVSIAKAGQVLGWTPQVGLEQGLAQTFAWFASR; from the coding sequence ATGATCATCAAACGCGCCCTCGTCACCGGCGGAGCCGGCTTCATCGGCTCCCATGTGTCTGATGCGCTCCTCGCCGACGGCTGGAGCGTCACTGTCCTCGACGACCTGTCGAGCGGCAAGCGGGAGCAGGTGCCCGCGGCTGCGCAGTTCGTGCAGGCGGATATCCGCTCTGCCGACGCGCATGCGCTCGTCCGCGACGGCAAGTTCGACCTCCTCTGCCACCTCGCCGCGCAGATGGACGTGCGCCGCTCCGTGAGCGACCCGTCGTTCGACGCCGACGTGAACGTGCGCGGATCGTTGAACCTGCTCGAGGCCGTGCGCGCCAGCGGACACCCCACACGCGTGCTCTTCGCCTCGACCGGCGGTGCCGTGTACGGCGACTTCGTCGAGCCGCCGAATCTCGAGACGTACGAGAAGAACCCCGAAAGCCCCTACGGCATCGCGAAGTTCGCCGTGGAGCTGTATCTCGCCTACTACGCCCGCGTGCACGGCCTCGATTACATCGCGCTGCGCTTCGCCAACGTGTTCGGGCCGCGACAGGATCCGCACGGCGAGGCCGGCGTGGTCGCCATCTTCTGTCAGCGCATCCTCGCGGGGCAGCCGCTCACCGTGTTCGGGGACGGCGGCCAGACGCGTGACTATGTGTACGTCGGCGATGTCGCCCGCGCCCACGTCCTCGCGGCCAAGCGTGCGACGATTCCTGCGGGGCGCGTCGACGAACGCGGCATCAACCTCGGGACCGGTCGTGAGACCTCGGTAATCGAGCTGGCGCAGGCGCTGATGCGCGCGTCCGGCCGCTCCGCGCCGCTGCAGCACGCGCCGGCCCGGCCCGGGGAACAACGGCGTTCCGTCGTGAGTATCGCCAAGGCAGGCCAAGTCCTCGGGTGGACGCCTCAGGTCGGTCTCGAGCAGGGTCTCGCCCAAACCTTTGCATGGTTCGCGTCTCGCTGA
- a CDS encoding LysM peptidoglycan-binding domain-containing protein — MTRNLLLLTSVLAGLAMAPVGAAAQGETRTHTVKAGDTLWDLARQYLGDPFRWPEIYRRNQSTIQDPNLIYPDQVIVISGDVAASAGTPADPAAPAETRTDSMVVMDSSGAEVPQQPQGPPPSMTIFNPDRFRVVRGERQSLRIQEAPAAVRLGDFLQAPFMWDGTGVAGAGRVIEGASTDGIGIRNTQRPLQYMEELWFQVPEGAEGAVDQRFLMFRYGPTLEGRGRVVIPTGVVKVTQASQARRARGVVVAKFEDVFPGHLVMALDTLRMEPGVYPARVEFGLATTIAYMYGEPVLPPVGHQIIFAASETDGLVPGDQLTLSIPGTKAADGSQMPPQDVAVAQVTRVTRWGASAIIISQTDGGVRTGMAARVTGKMP; from the coding sequence ATGACGCGTAACCTCTTGCTGCTCACTTCCGTCCTTGCCGGCCTCGCGATGGCGCCTGTCGGCGCCGCGGCCCAGGGAGAGACGCGGACGCATACGGTCAAGGCGGGCGACACCCTGTGGGATCTCGCGCGGCAGTATCTCGGCGACCCGTTCCGTTGGCCGGAGATCTACCGGCGGAACCAGTCCACGATCCAGGATCCGAACCTCATCTATCCCGACCAGGTCATCGTCATCTCGGGTGACGTCGCAGCGTCGGCGGGCACGCCTGCCGATCCCGCCGCCCCCGCGGAGACGCGCACTGACAGCATGGTCGTGATGGATTCCTCCGGCGCCGAAGTCCCGCAGCAACCGCAGGGTCCGCCGCCGTCGATGACAATCTTCAATCCCGACCGCTTCCGCGTGGTCCGCGGCGAGCGCCAGTCGTTGCGCATCCAGGAAGCCCCGGCGGCCGTCCGCCTCGGCGACTTCCTGCAGGCGCCGTTCATGTGGGACGGGACCGGTGTGGCGGGCGCTGGGCGCGTCATCGAAGGCGCGTCCACGGATGGCATCGGCATTCGCAACACGCAGCGGCCGCTCCAGTACATGGAGGAACTCTGGTTCCAGGTGCCGGAAGGCGCTGAAGGAGCCGTCGACCAGCGCTTCCTGATGTTCCGGTACGGCCCGACGCTCGAGGGCCGTGGACGCGTCGTGATTCCCACCGGCGTCGTGAAGGTCACGCAAGCGTCGCAGGCACGTCGCGCGCGCGGCGTCGTCGTCGCCAAGTTCGAAGACGTGTTCCCGGGCCATCTCGTGATGGCGTTGGACACGCTCCGCATGGAACCTGGCGTGTACCCGGCCCGCGTGGAGTTCGGGCTCGCGACGACGATCGCCTACATGTACGGAGAACCGGTGCTGCCGCCCGTGGGGCATCAGATCATCTTCGCCGCGTCGGAGACCGACGGCCTCGTGCCGGGCGACCAGCTGACGCTCTCAATCCCGGGGACGAAGGCTGCCGATGGTTCGCAGATGCCGCCGCAGGATGTCGCCGTGGCCCAGGTCACGCGCGTGACCCGCTGGGGCGCAAGCGCCATCATCATCTCGCAGACCGATGGTGGCGTGCGCACGGGCATGGCGGCACGCGTGACGGGGAAGATGCCCTGA